The genomic segment aacACAGGTCAAGAGATCGTCTCACAGGTGCAGCACCTgggcttgacacacacacacacacacacatacacacacacacacacgcaaacaaacagtgTACACTTAACTTTGCTATGACTATGTAAACAAAGCAAAGCTATGTTCAGTGATGCAGAAACGCACACAACATAAACATGTGGTCAGACACTTGTTTACTCCTGTAAACAACCCATGTCTGGGCACcatagacggattatgacatatcgggcccctgggcacgtggactccgcaggcccccccccccccccccccttccaacataaacacacgcacccagaatacacacacacacttattggcgataataagtcattggcctatacctgcaactcagcaggatttgtagcacaggaaaggcaacctcacaataattattacaaataaatgcatctttatttaacaaaacaggataaaaaaaaaatacacaattgatttttttggcgatttgaacgaatttcgaatgcaccgctttcaaccacaaataaaaacaacttaaagcaactcaatacgaacagttccttacattaattgacagtaatgcatttcacctatgaaatgcatttttcgggctctgttccgtgcaaaatcctccacgatatcatcaaactccagtgcattggtaaggtcgctctcaatgagagaaagtgccttgaggcgtttttgtgacattttcgtcctcagttcattttttatcctggacagaagagagaatgcccgctccccttcgcaattactgacgggcagagtcagaaaaagccgtagcgctacatacacatttagaaacatagattgcagtccacaatcgagtataattcgtagcagtccttttggggttgcatcatctccaggcttgttaaatgatctgaactgaataaattcattgcttcaacgctccacttaGAGTTGCTGTTGatccatgtttaaatgacagtgacttgttTGTGAATggtctcaaattcacaaactgaaatagtgcccctagtgatctttttattaatttatttactcagtagtaataggcctaGTATTGttgttttcgcttgaattttgtatttctctactgattgcttcgacaatgcaacattaaaagttactaacgctggagccctgggccccactgttagtaacttgtagggccctggaccccactgttagtaacttgtggggcggctcaggggggcacaagggcccccctgagcccttgggcccctgggcatgtgcccggtgtgcccgtgcagtaatccacccatgcTGGGCACCCACCccgcccatgtgtgtgtgtgtgtgtgtgtgtgtgtgtgtgtgtgtgtgtgtgtgtgtgtgtgtgtgtgtgtgtgtgtgtgtgtgtgtgtgcgtgcgcgtgtgtgtgtgtgtgtgtgtgtgtttgtgtgagtttgtgtgtgtgtgtttgcatgtgtgtgtatgcttgtgtttgtatgtgtgtgtttgtgtgtgtgtgtttgtgtctccagGTGTCCATGGTGtgtcttgtatgtgtgtgtgtgtgtgtgtgtgtgtgtgtgtgtgtgtgtgtgtgtgtgtgtgtgtgtgtgtgtgtgtgtgtgtgtgtgtgtgtgtgtgtgtgtgtgtgtgtgtgtgtccaggtgtccaTGGGTGTGTccttgtatgtatgtttgtgtgcatgcacaccaACGTGtatgggcttgtgtgtgtgaatgtgtgtgtgtgtgtgtgtgtgtgtgtgtgtctgtgtgtgtgtgtgtgtgtgtgtgtgtgtgtgtgtgtgtgtggttgtgtgtgtttgtgtgtgtgtgtgtgtgtgtgtgtgtgtgtgtgtgtgtgcgcgttaacCGCTAAATTACAGTGTGCATTCTCTGGGGGTGACATNNNNNNNNNNNNNNNNNNNNNNNNNNNNNNNNNNNNNNNNNNNNNNNNNNNNNNNNNNNNNNNNNNNNNNNNNNNNNNNNNNNNNNNNNNNNNNNNNNNNTTTTAAAGAGACTGACGAGACAGTTGCAGTCATATTTTATTATAAGCAGTCGACACAGTCACCATCATCTCTGTAGTCTGCCCGGCAACGGTGTCGTCCAGAGATCCAATCTCAATGATCCGTGGCATGGACGGATACCAGCTGACCCAAGCAGACAAGGACTTCATTGAACGCAAGAATGAGGAGAGACTCCTCAAACCCCtggaggtgagtgagtgagagagagagagagagagacttctgCACTTCAAAAGTCCCGCCTCCAGGCTACCCGCATtgtttacaacttctcgggggggggggggggaatttgCTGACACATACCACAAAGCATTCGACCAATCGCAACAGAGTGGGGGTGCAATTTAATTTAATGCAATTTTCACTTTTAATTGTATTGCTCCACAAAATTGTTCATGGTCATGTATATAATTTGTGGGATCTAGGCTTGGTTCCAGGCTTTAAAGTCTTTATAGAATGATTTTCTCAGAAATtgcttttgcagaaatgaacagTATTTATAAGGGGTGTTTCTAACGTACAGGCATGTAACCCTTTTCTTGCCAATACTGCATcctaaatgcaattattaattcttaaaaaaacatgagacatattatgccaccaggtttgagtgtgattagccgctataagctgttttcaaaatctgaaaGTCCACCTCCTAGCtgtatgatggatggatgagcaaCTTTTGCTGCAGTCCACTTGGTAGGCTGGTACACTGATCTatgcagcacacatctaggtggacacacccacttgtgatgtcagaagaggcccaTTCtcaaaacggctaatcacactcatatccggtggtataatatgtcaccatGAAGTGCTGTAAATGGGATTTGAAAGTTGACCCCTCCTCGTCCTGCAGGGGGCACAGGCAGAATTGGACGAGGCCCTAAGAAGGGAGGCCATGGCCCTCGGTCTGGCCCTCGCCCGCCAAGAGAAGGCCCTCGAAGAACTCAAAAAGGTCAGGTTAAGTCTTAAATCTagtatttctttatcttattttattatttgtacaCTTTGACCGTCCTTCAATTTAGCATTACATTTTAATTTAGTATTGTTGATTTCATTTTACTATTTGTCATGTGACCTTCCTTAAATTTAGTAtaacattgaaatgtatttcttCAATTAATTTTACTATTTCTATCATTTGACCATCCTTAAATGTTGTATTAAATTTAGTATTTGACCGTCCTTCAATTTAGCTTTACATTTTAATTTAGTATTTGTTGATTAGAATTGACTATTttacattgaaatgtatttgtttatttaattttactATTTCTATCATTTGACCATccttatatattgtattatatttagtatttgtttattttattattttactatTTGTAACGTTAAATTCAGCTTCTTTAGCTACTTTTTACGACTTCGAAGCAACCGCCTCTTTCCAGTTCCCCCCGTGTGGGAAGATGGTCACTCTGGCAAGGCTCTTCCTGGGCCAGGAGCTGCCGGACAGCAAGGTGGACCTTATGAACAGCAGGACCCTGCTGACTCTAGTGAAGGAACCAGCCGTCCGGTCCGCCATCTCCAAGCAGAAGAGCGCCCTCGTGATTCTGGAGGACAGCATGTACGTAAAGACGTTCCTTCACAATAAAAGTTCCTTCACTATAAATCCCTGTACACTTTAAGATAAATCCCCcttttttcacaaataaaaccCAGTTCCTCCAAGATAAAACCAGAGTTCCTTCACAAAATAACTAAAGTTTATCTTGAGATCAGTGAGACAAGAGATATCAGGTTAattggtaaccggaaggttgctagttggatCCCCAGCTTctcatagctgagtgtcgaggtgtccctgagcgaggtgcctcaccctgactgctcctgatgagctggcgtcgccctgaggggtcgactccgctgtcggtgggtgaatgtgtgtgtgaaccgttgTAAGTTGCTTGGGATAAAAAAGCGTTAGCTAAACACCCTCAATGTAAATGCTACATTTTTGTTCGTTTTTTCCAACTGTGTCCCACAGTAGGAAGAAGGAAGAGAAGGCGAAGGAAGATCAGGAGAAACGGATTCAGGAAAAAAAGGTGCAAAAGGAGAAAATCACGACCTTTTTGATTATATATTCAAGTTTATTTAGACCTGGACAGTGCACATTAATAAAAATGAAAACCACACAACAAGCCAAAATGGCTATTTTGCAGTCGTTGCCCAATGGAAGATGTGCCAAAAATAACTATGCACAACTATACTCATCTTTGTACAATTCAAAAAATAAACTGACCCTTTTCACATAAAACATAGTTGAGGTATAACAAACAACTGGAcataaaacacataaaacatCTACTTAAGTATAACAAACAAATGGAcataaaacacataaaacataGATTAAAAGTGTAACAAACAAACGGAAAACAAAATTAACCaatcaaaatgaaataaataaaagcagtATGGGGCAGTGATGGTATACAGTACATGACAGTCACTAGATAAAATTGACAAATAGTGTGTGTTGACGCTAAAGTGAATAATAATGTTAATTATGTTAATGTTTTACCATTCCAGCATGAAATCAAAGGGTTGATGATTCAGATGGCCGACCTTCAGTCTGAACTCGCCCAGGAGAAGGTAAGAATCCCATTTGTTCATTACTAAGCACGGTTCCTTCACAATAAGAGCCAGCTCCTTCACAATAAATACCCAGTTCCTTCACAGAAAAGCTCCTGTACGTTAAGCGAGTCCTTCACAATAAAGGCCAGTTCctttacaataaaacaattaattcACAATATAACAGTTCCTTCACATTAAACACAGCTCCTGCACAATAAAAGCCAGCTCCTACATAATAAAACTTCaattgacaaatgtacttatttacGGCAAATGCACCTAttgtaagtccctttggataacagcgtctgctaaatgccctaaatctaATTCTTAAACCAGTTCCTtcacaataaaacacacttcCTTCAGATCAGATCAGGGCCCTGTTTCCcaaaagcatcgttagcctaagtggttCGTGAAGTTCGTTGTACaattttcacaccgtttcccgaaagcatcgttgggaaACGAACGTTGTGAAAACATTTCGTAGCTAACGAAggctccaggggtactcgtagggtgctaagagcatcgttccTATAGCCTCAGTGAAGACACCAGCTGGACATTCCATGGTATTGGaggtgttttattaaaacacctCCAATACCACTGAATGTTCAGCTGGTGCAATTTCGCAATACCcccaaaacagtggttaccATTGATAcattactcatagactactgttagatttaaacagcaaagacaACACAGACATGTTAGAAGCCCCGTCACAATGCAACCCtatcacaaggcatataatatctaatgattccattgctcttgtgtgggaggtcgctttcgagctgcacttgctgtctccctctgattttaattcaaggATCGCGGTTAAAATAacctcatattgatcaatgacagaagacgtACTGTACatgaatcatgctgagaccagcgggtgtcggagaatttctgcaggcgttttttgttgtgattgtttgccataaagcactgtaggcgcttcggtgagACTGTAATGAAGTTTGCTATTTATTGGACCGTGTCGTGACAGTTACAAAGATCCCTGACCTCAGTGGAGTGCACAATTGCCAAGTCGATGCGTTGATTCTGCGGTGACTGCTGTGGGAAACTGTGCTGCCATGCTCTGCCATTCCCGCTTACATTGCCCGCACCATCACAcccctgcccaacaatatgggcaatATCTAGACGCGCAACAGCCATAGCCGTATCAATgcctctgcgtttgaatgataatgaatgaatggaacgttgcataaTCAATGTTTACCCCAAAGATTATAGACTAGAGACTGCGCGCCAATCAGTGAAACCTTATGCAGAATCAGAGAGTCtgctctctttgctgcgcaaagcatgtttcagataTCAACACATTTAGATAAATGCTATAgttgtcacacagacacaagctatttttttatttttgtgatatggaattatttaaggggggaaaatgctgtgaaaaaaatatggtgcgttcaggattagcaTAGTTTGTCGGCCTGAGCCTTATCACTTGTGTTTAATATTTGTGGCATTCATATTAGTCTatgctactctgctgttggccttgatagGGAGATAGTTTTTTGCTGCCACAAAATAGTTTCCTCCAACAACATTCCTGTGTCTCCCCTCCTACAGAAACCATTTCAGCACCCTGTCTGTAGACATTTATAAGTCTACGAACGTCGTTAGAGCagtgcacacacattcattttaaGAGATTTGACACAAAGTTTCAAAAGGTCCATCGCGAGAATGTTCATACGAGTCTGGattagtggtggatttaatgattcgtttccgtgacccagttcgcgtgattcagttcgccaagaggagtcgtttgcgaatcgtttgttcgttcgtttgttcagtcgagtttccggtagcattaactccactgagtctgactgactcagctgagttACCGGaagttcgttcgttcgttccgTCGAGTTTctggtgaatcgaatggtgaacgagacgaacgaatgaacgagagaaacgaaccggttcggtgcgttcgtcctaaagactcgttcattcaaaccggttcgcgaacgaacgagccaacactagtctgggtccatcgttatcgggaaactgggcccagatCACATTCAACGTCATTGTCATTGACAACCAGTACAACAAAATGCAGTACAATCCTTCACAATAATTGCCCAATTACAACGGTGATTCATTTTGACAGGAGAAGTGTGCGACCATCGAGGCAatggccgccgcccccccgcccgtcCAAATCAAAATGAAGGCCGCTGCCCCCCGGTCAGTGAAGATCAAAATTGAGGCTGTTGCCCCCCTGCCCGTCAAAATGGAGGCCGCCGTCAAACGGGAAGCTGTCACCAGCCGGCCGCTTCGGAAATCATCAACAACGAGTGCGGCCGCAGCCAACCTCGCTCTCAAAACTTCGGCTTCCGTCACCAAGATTCCGAAAAACGCTGCGAGTGGCGGAACCTGGAGGAAAACGCCAGGCTCCGCGGCCGTTGCGCCGTTGCCGGCGACGACAGCCGTCGTGTCCGAACTATCGGGCAGTCTTCGGAGATCGAAACGCATTGCGAGTAAAAAGTAACTCTGTCTTTGGGTTTTGTCAAAAACTATGACACTATGTGATGTTTTTGATATGTGATGACGAATTTTGTTGACGAACTTGTAAAAAATTAAATGTAATGCCTAACTTTACATATAATACAAATTTTCCTAATAAAAATAAGATTTAAATTGTGTGTGAAATACTAAACAAACACTCGCTCTACTCCGTGAACTTGGATCAATTGCACGTTATTTTTCCATTGCATGTTTTTCGGCCCCTGTGTTTCATTCCTGTTTGCCAATGCTGGAGCAAACAGTAGCTGACGTTGGCAGGAACGTTCCTAGAAACCATCAATTAGTGTTAACAGCCAAATTCCAAAGCAGACATTTTGAAAACGGTTTCCAAGAtacttgtggtttgaggattaCCGGCCAGTTTCTGGTTGTTCACCCTAAGGGTTGAATAAACTCAGTACATcaagggctttttttttttttttttttcaaccaggTAAAAGTCT from the Gadus macrocephalus chromosome 7, ASM3116895v1 genome contains:
- the LOC132460711 gene encoding uncharacterized protein LOC132460711; protein product: MIRGMDGYQLTQADKDFIERKNEERLLKPLEGAQAELDEALRREAMALGLALARQEKALEELKKFPPCGKMVTLARLFLGQELPDSKVDLMNSRTLLTLVKEPAVRSAISKQKSALVILEDSIRKKEEKAKEDQEKRIQEKKHEIKGLMIQMADLQSELAQEKEKCATIEAMAAAPPPVQIKMKAAAPRSVKIKIEAVAPLPVKMEAAVKREAVTSRPLRKSSTTSAAAANLALKTSASVTKIPKNAASGGTWRKTPGSAAVAPLPATTAVVSELSGSLRRSKRIASKK